The Phycodurus eques isolate BA_2022a chromosome 17, UOR_Pequ_1.1, whole genome shotgun sequence nucleotide sequence TGTTATAATtctccgatcaatgacatcatcaatgacgtcatcgatcggcttcGCGAAAGACATTTTCTCTGCGTCGCCGCGAgcttttgaatccaaaagctagtttatttttagccttgtcgcgtgtcttttgacgtagtactgtaaatatctgacgttattttaaaaatatatatatataaaataaacatgtcggcggtgtgggacagacaacacgtcggagacaggcaacacgtaatgctcggatcagactacaagacaaatttgctctttcactgTCAGACTAATGCAATCAAAtcgtgtattccgataccactgcatctcgttttttacaatcattggactttatcttgtcaactcaaatgcgaccggatacacttgttactgtggcgacgacaacaagagtggggcgcgtcgactttgtattataaggacaaaatggggaaaaacgtctgttgatggtcaccggtgctcaggacaggagacgacgttcgtttaaggcttgcttgaggtatgttgacgtacttttaatacgatacggctcacaagcaggcaataaaatgttatttatcctAGCAAGCTCgtgtaccacgaacggttggacgtaaacatgccgccgttctgtcgaatcatagtatgatgacttcacccacaccgaaacctttttcggtgtgggtgaagtaatttaattaaaaataaagtaacttaattacagtacgttagcacccattatttctgtcatgtaatgttggtttgacctgactgattagaatacacgatctgactagagcagtgatttccaacatttatggagccaaggaacatattttacaattgaaaaatctcacggcacaccaacaaacaaaaatgtcacaaaaagtgtatacattaattactgtatttacttcctgtcaccttatagaagaccattcatttgttctgtctgtcactatgcctcactggcataaatagaggaacaaggatacattatttattgtaaatataatttttggagcaattaagtacacaagtatatacagtaaatgaacaggtcatttaaatagacacattcctctgtCTTGTGATCGgctcggtgatcggttatcgtttttttaaactcgctgatcggtgatcgacCCCAAAATCATGATCGTGTAACGcctactcagaactgtgaggcagatgtgctaaccagtcgtccaccatacCGCCACTCATCATGGTCAATATTTAAAATAGTATGAAAGATGACACGAGTGATTGCTGCTTTGGTTGCGTCCGGTGGCCGAACCGCTAATGCTACGTAGCAATAGCACGTACATAGCAGCATGTAAGTGTGGTGGCAGCAGTGACAGGGTGTACCTATGATCGCATTTTATGCTTCCACATAATCACTTGCGTGGTATTTTTTGGAGAAACTCGTTGCTCGACAGACGGGCCTCTGTGGGAACTCGTTTTCTTTAAAGCTTAAAGGACAGTGTGTTGAGCGCAATGAGATGCTaccaagtccacaaaaaaaacttgattaTAGAACTATGAACAATATCAAACTGATTTTGATGGATGTCAGTCTGCATAATGTGGTATTCATAAAATGTTGAGTGCATACCTCCACACCAGTTGTCCGTTGAAAGTGTTGAACCAGTGCAATGATACTGTTGAGGTGGTCTTGAATGGAGAACATGGACACTTTTTGTGCAGCTGCAATCTCAGTCATCTGGGAGCGCAACACAGTGTGTTTGTCTTTAATGGCCCTCAGTCTCTCCATCATCACAATTGAGCTCTCCTGCGGGCAAAGTGACAAGTGAAAACAGCTTGTCCCAACTAATTAATTATCAAATGCTACATAAAGTGGTTGAAAACCCCAATCAAAAGTAGAAggctaaaaataacaacaatctAGCTCAGTGGTTCTTATCCTGGTTAGAACACCGGAGGTTCGGTGAGTCAATCTCAGGCGGTCAGTAGAGATCAAGACATATGTGAGAGATCAAgactctgtgtgtgcgcgcgcgtgcgtgtccGTCCGGTGCGTTCTATTCCATTCACGCCActcatacaaaccccaattcaaaaatgttgggaaaccggtgtgaaatgtaaatctaaataaaaacatacatatatatacatatatacatatatggtAACATGGCAAACTGCCGCGAGCAGGTCAGGAATCTCAGATTAGCGCCGCACATTTCTGAAATATATCTAAAAGTTCACAACCCTTAGGTACCTGTATACAACGATACAAtgtgatttgtcttttttatttttaaatacctatgtataatgcactctatcgactttttgaaaataatttggagAAAATTTGCGCATTattcacgagaaattacggtacttaaaaacagggagttacttttcaatcaccctgtgtacacacacacacacacactacggACACAAGTTTGTCTACAAAACTCACCAAATTTGATTCAAGTTGAGGCAATTGTGTGGCTGCAGTAATGAAATAATCAGAGATTTTTCTCAAGGTTTATATATGGAGCCATTAACTTTTTCCCCACCACAGGTGCAATACACACTAAAggaaatagtatttttttcctgattttccTCTGCTTTGCTAAGCTCCGCAACGGTCTTGAATAAAGGTGTGGTAGTTAAATATCACCTCATGGGAGAATCCATTCTCAGCAGTCCGGTTGATCAGGTCCAGCTTCAGGCGCTTCTCGATGACATCCAGGTCAGCTTCTGCTTTTGAAAACTGCAAAGACACTCTACTTAGATTTAAGCTTTGTTATATATAAATTGGCAGCTTTACATAACCACACAACCTTCCACAGAACTCACTTTTTaacatgtaccgtaatttcttgtgtataatgcgcacccatatATAATAGGCACCCCCAGTTgtcctcaaaattctggaaaacctttctactcatgtataatgcattttgacaatgcatgattttgctgctc carries:
- the ska2 gene encoding spindle and kinetochore-associated protein 2 isoform X1 — encoded protein: MQTTVENLEGMFSKAEADLDVIEKRLKLDLINRTAENGFSHEESSIVMMERLRAIKDKHTVLRSQMTEIAAAQKVSMFSIQDHLNSIIALVQHFQRTTGVEVHSVAVQQLEELSFNTVSESTTK
- the ska2 gene encoding spindle and kinetochore-associated protein 2 isoform X2; the encoded protein is MQTTVENLEGMFSKAEADLDVIEKRLKLDLINRTAENGFSHEESSIVMMERLRAIKDKHTVLRSQMTEIAAAQKVSMFSIQDHLNSIIALVQHFQRTTGVE